The segment ATTTTTCGCCAGCTTCAACCGCTGGACGAGTCAGCAGGATACGACGAATCTCTTGACGCTCTAACGCATCAACGGCCGCGGCTACCGCAAGGTAAGTTTTACCAGTACCTGCTGGTCCAATACCAAATGTGATGTCATGAGTGGCCATGTTCATCAGGTACTGCGCTTGGTTTGGTGTGCGAGGTTTGATAACGCCTTTCTTGGTTTTCACAAACACTTCTTTGCCGTGAGTAAACTCTTCAGCGACGTCTGTGTTTTGCTCTAACACGCCGGATTCTTTAATCGCGAGGTGAATTTGTTCCGGTTCAATATCTGGAATTTCACCACGAACAGGCGCGGTATCAACATAAAGAGATTTGATGATATCAAGTGCTGCTGCCGTCGTATGAGGTTTACCCACAATGGTAAAGAACTGGCTGCGATGATTAATTTCAACGCCTAAACGACGTTCTAAATGCTTGATGTTGTCATCGAAAGGACCGCATAAACTGGCAAGTCGGCGGTTATCAGAAGGTTCGAGATTGATCTCTAGGGTAACAATTTTATTGCTCAAATTAGCCTCTCAGTATGGTCATATCAAGGTGTCCGATTTCGACCGGACACCTTATGACTGTTAAAGCTTATGGAGTAAACGTCGCTACTCCTAGCTCATCTTCACGTTTTGTTTTAGCCATCATTTCTGATGGAGAAGTGACAACGCGAAGGTTCATTTCTTTTTCTGTACGAATCAGTTCACCACGAAGTGAGTTCGGGAATACATCAACGATTTTCACGTCAACGAATTGACCGATTAAATCTGGCGAACCTTCAAAGTTTACAACACGGTTGTTTTCTGTACGACCACGAAGTTCCATCAGATTCTTCTTAGAAGTACCTTCAACCAGAATGCGCTGTTCTGTATCCATCATTAAACGAGAATAGCGCATTGCTTGCGAATTGATCTGCTGTTGTAGCTCATATAAGCGATCTTTTTTCTCTTGCTCAGTCAGATCACATGGGTAATCCGCTGCTGGCGTACCCGGACGAGGAGAGAAAATGAAGCTAAAGCTCATATCAAAATCCACTTCGCGAATCAGTTTCATTGTGTCTTGGAAATCTTTATCTGTTTCGCCTGGGAAAGCAACAATGAAGTCAGAACTGATCTGAATATCAGGGCGTGCTTTGCGTAGCTTACGGATAATAGATTTATACTCGATTGCCGTGTGCGGACGCTTCATCATCGTCAGAATGCGGTCACTACCGCTTTGAACTGGCAGGTGAAGGAAGCTCACTAGCTCTGGCGTATCTTCATACACAGCAATGATGTCGTCAGTAAACTC is part of the Vibrio diazotrophicus genome and harbors:
- a CDS encoding PhoH family protein, with product MSNKIVTLEINLEPSDNRRLASLCGPFDDNIKHLERRLGVEINHRSQFFTIVGKPHTTAAALDIIKSLYVDTAPVRGEIPDIEPEQIHLAIKESGVLEQNTDVAEEFTHGKEVFVKTKKGVIKPRTPNQAQYLMNMATHDITFGIGPAGTGKTYLAVAAAVDALERQEIRRILLTRPAVEAGEKLGFLPGDLSQKVDPYLRPLYDALFEMLGFERVEKLIERNVIEVAPLAYMRGRTLNDAFIILDESQNTTVEQMKMFLTRIGFNSRAVITGDVTQIDLPRGAKSGLRHAVEVLSEVEEISFNFFIADDVVRHPVVARIVNAYEKWEAQDQKERKEYEKRRREERESKLLELQKEELSSSIKESDQQ